A genomic segment from Triticum dicoccoides isolate Atlit2015 ecotype Zavitan chromosome 1A, WEW_v2.0, whole genome shotgun sequence encodes:
- the LOC119315399 gene encoding uncharacterized protein LOC119315399, whose amino-acid sequence MDPAKYWMITRRKQGDQKAPAVFSTPHVTVGSGGGTSSATYYESWEERAFAQDSAGSLGGCIWPPRSYSCSFCGREFRSAQALGGHMNVHRRDRARLKLSGMVEEGGGVDVHGMPLHQGYMIQPLPCPPPRPSAPSTEANPNSVRSFLSDPGRSLVDAATARTIWGKHVLAAPLVSPSDTQEHGEKEVFLHDAEVRSEQELRVGGGELKLGLLGRRTRSVFEDDKEDDERIVHLCRKKRRIDLEATEFVLYSSSSEHLQRDDPRDDGDDDNRRVKVLKLCPSTPAEELDLELRL is encoded by the coding sequence ATGGATCCAGCAAAGTACTGGATGATAACCAGGAGAAAGCAGGGTGATCAGAAGGCGCCTGCCGTCTTCAGCACGCCGCACGTCAccgtcggcagcggcggcggcacttCCTCGGCCACCTACTACGAGTCGTGGGAGGAGCGCGCGTTCGCCCAGGACTCCGCGGGGAGCCTCGGGGGCTGCATCTGGCCGCCGAGATCCTACTCGTGCAGCTTCTGCGGCCGAGAGTTCCGGTCTGCGCAGGCCCTCGGTGGGCACATGAACGTCCACCGGAGGGACCGGGCCAGGCTCAAGCTCTCCGGGAtggtggaggaggggggcggcgtCGACGTCCATGGCATGCCTCTGCACCAAGGCTACATGATCCAGCCGCTGCCGTGCCCTCCTCCAAGACCTAGTGCTCCAAGCACAGAAGCTAACCCTAATTCAGTACGCAGTTTTCTTTCGGATCCAGGGAGGTCGTTGGTGGATGCTGCGACTGCAAGAACCATTTGGGGCAAACATGTCTTGGCCGCCCCTCTCGTGTCCCCATCAGACACCCAAGAACATGGTGAGAAAGAGGTGTTTCTTCACGATGCCGAGGTACGTTCAGAGCAAGAACTGCGTGTTGGGGGTGGCGAGCTGAAGCTGGGTCTTTTGGGCCGCCGAACAAGAAGTGTCTTTGAAGATGATAAAGAAGACGATGAAAGGATTGTTCATCTATGTCGCAAGAAGAGGAGGATTGATCTAGAGGCTACCGAGTTCGTTCTTTATTCTTCCTCTAGTGAGCATCTGCAACGTGATGATCCTCGTGATGATGGCGACGATGATAATCGTCGTGTGAAGGTACTTAAGCTTTGTCCTAGCACCCCTGCCGAGGAACTAGATCTTGAGCTTAGGCTTTGA